CGCCTGGGTAGTTGCGTCCTGGGCCTCGTACCACTCGTTGAAAGCGTCTTTATATGCCTCCAGGTACCCGTTGCTGTCCGCGATTACGGATGTTGATTTATAGTCACCGTAAGTCAACCCGGTGTATGAGTATTCTTCGCTTTCCTCGTCGTAATTGGATAGAACATATTGATAATATAGCTGCTCCGGCGCAAGATTGGAAATCACCAACTCTTCGTAAGTACGTACGGTAGAGCCACCGGATGAGATCTCCCTATCTCCTATGATACTATCGCCAGCAAGGGCGTATAGCCCTCCCGTGCTGCTCGGCAAAAGCCACAGGGTACTGTCACTGGCAAGGATGATATCTCCACCGGCAATAAGCGCTACATTGGCTGGCAGCGCGCCGGTTACGATCGTTGCGGTGGAGTCGTAGTAATACGATTCGCCCGAGATAGTAATGTCGCCATTTATGGAGGTTAGTGAAAGTGCTGTCTCCTCGGTCCAGTGGAACGAATAAATATCGTCATTTCGTCCAGTTGCCTGCTCCGTTTCTGTGTCGAAGTAAATGGCCATAAGGGGGTCGATCACGGACCCCAGGGTAATGCTGCCCAGTGCGGTGACATTGACCGTTACGTCCGCACCCTCGGTGCTATCGATTACCTCGATGCTGTAATCGGCGGCAAGATGCTGTCCGAAATCCTGCATGGTCATGACAGCCAGGCGGCCGTCCTCAATGTATAAGCGAACGTCAACGTCGCCGCCTGCGGTTAGGGTGAGGTTCCCGCCGCCGAAGGCACCCACCTGCAGAACGCCACTTGCAGTTGTAGAGTAAGTGGACCCGACATCCCCGCCCACCTCCACGGTGACATCGCCGTCAGCCATGGCCACGATACCCGCGGCCGGCCGGTAGGAATCCTCGTATACATAGGAAGCCCCCACCATGTCGGCACTGTTCACCGTATCTGCATCGTCGGCATAACAGCGCATAAAACCGTATGTGGAACTTGTGCCGCTGGCGTCGCCCCCGACGCTGATGGTTATGTCGCCGCCGTTGGCGTAAGTATCGAACTGCTCGAATGCCAGTGTTCTAATCCTGTTATAGTAGCTGACAAGATTCTCATATCCTTCCTGTTCGTAAAGGTGATAATTCATAATGGCGTCAAAATAGGTTGTCGTTACGGTATTCCCTTCCAAGTCCGTAAACGTCACCTCCTGAGCCATCTTTTTTGTCCACAAACTGCCCTGGGCAAGCACATCATCCAAGGTTACTGTCGCTGTCGTTTCGCCGGTGGTGCGAATGGCGGCGAAGTACCCCAACATCAGGTCCCCGCCGACATCGATGCCGATATCGCCCAGTGCCGACTGAATGGCCCCGGCATTGGACCCGGACTTGTCCCCGGTGATCGTCAGGCTTCCTTTCACCTTTCCGGTAATGTCGCCGTCATAGGTGGCCAGAGTATAGCTGGTTTCAAGATCCTCACGGTCGTCGTAATAGCGTGTCTGGCCCTTGCCGATAATGGTGTCTCCCCCAGAGGCGAAACGGATGGTGCCACTTTCGGTATAGATAAGATTCTCATCTTCAACAGCAAACGTTCCCTCTCCGGCTTTTGTGGCCAGCGGATCGGCGGAATCCAGGTCGGCGCCAGCCACCAGGGTGTAGCTCCAGGAATCGTTGCTGTCGCTTTCCGTCAACCGTTCAGCAGCCGTCTGGGGTTCGTCGGTCAGGTCGGCAGCAATGGTCAGGTCGCCGGAGGCCCGGATTGTCAGCACGCCCGTCGCATCAATATCGCTCCAGGAATCGCCGTCGCTGAAGTCCCAATCCTCCGTCAGGGTAAGATCACCGTCATAAACGATTTCTACGCCGGCCATGAGCGTGAAGGTAGTGTCGTCATCAAGGGTCAGGTTCTCCTCGACAGATCCCCCACCATTGTCCACATATTCCTCATAGGCGCTTAAATAATCACTGGTATCACCGGCAATCTTTTCGATCTCTTCTTCTCCGATATCTCCCGATTCGCTATAAGCACCGTCATCGCTATCGTCGTAACCCCTCGTGGCGACCACAGCCACCGTTTCAGCCCCGGTGATCGTCCCATCCAACTCAACGCGCACATCGTTGGCGCCGGCATCGTCATCGGTGGAATCCGCGTCGGCATTGTTATACCGGCTGGCTTGAAACTGGACACTGCCGCCCGTGCCGTCACCATCCTCGGAAGCGGAAACGTCGATCAGGGCCGTCGCGTACATATTGATGAATCCCTTGTCGCTGTCGACGATCACGTCCCCGCCGTCCGCATCCGCGCCGGCGTCACCGGCAACAATCAGTTGGCTGCCATCGTAAAGGTTGATATCGTCCTCGGCGTACAATTCGATATAGCGGTCGTCGGAGGCACCCGAGGCATCCAGGGTGCCGGCAACATCGATCCCGCCGGCATCGGCCACCAGCTTGATCTGCTCGGCCTGCATGGTATCGTCGGCCGCCACGATGATGGAACCCGTAATGGCTCGCAGGGAAATCCCATGATCGAAACCGCCCGCAGCCAGGGTCGTGTTCAGGGATGAGAAATCGATGCTCAGGGCGGTAAGATCGAAATCCCCGCCCCGGGCTTCCACCACCTGGCCGGATGTGTCTTCGTATTGGGCGTCGGCACCGCCTAAAAGGGTGCCCTCGATCATGGTGGCGCTCGCCTCGGCCGTGATGGTCAGGCTTCCGGCGTCCAGGTAGCCGTCGTTGAGCCATCCTGCCCAGGTGTCCTCATCCACGTCATCGGGAATGTCGGATGCGCTGTTGCCGACATCGACGATGGCTGCGGCAATGGCATTGCCCTCATCGTCGGTTGTGGCCCCCTGGATTTCCAGGGTCCCGCCGGAACTGAGGGTCACCGATCCGGCGGCATAGGCCTGGTAGACGGTCTCGTCGGCGATGGTGTAATCCAGAATGCCGCCACTGGCGATAATCTCGGACCCGGCAGTCAGATAAAGCCCGCTTTCCGCAGTCAGGCTGATATTGCCGGCAAAATTATCGATGGTCCCCGATTGGACGATGGTGTCGGCTGTGAAGGCCAACGAACCGCCGGCAGTCTGCTCGGGGCCGGCCGTCTGCCCGTCGAGGGTCTGGATGGTCAGCAGGCCGGCCACGGTCACCTCGAAATCGGCGGACTCGTAATCCTCGTCATCGGAAACCGCACCGGCGGTGACCCGGCCGGCGCTCAGGATCAGGTCTCCGTCGGTAGAAAAGCTGCCCTCACCGGCCAAAACAATGTCCTGCTGGGCCACGATGTCCACCTGGCTGATGGCGGCCAGGGTCACCGATCCGGTGATCTGCACCTCGCCGGTGTCAAGTCCATCCTCCTCGTACGCTTCGTCATAGCTGGCGGTGAAGGTCATGCTGCCGGAGGTTTCAGTGGCATCGGAGACAGCCGCCGTGCCGCTGTTGTCGATCCAGATGCTTGCGGCGCTGAAATCGGCCGACTGGCGACTGACGGTAGCGCCGTCCACGACCACCGAATAGGCTTCACTGGTCAGTTGCGGCGTGTTCAGGTAAAGCAGCCCCGCGCTGCCGACGGAAACCTGCCCCACCGTTCGAATCTCGGACGTCCCGGCAATGGCCACGTAATCGGCCTCGGCCAACTGATCGTAAAATCCGCTGTAAATCCGCAGGACGCCCTCCTCGGCGCCGCTGTCCGACACGTAGTCCGTATCCACCAGTTCGGTGCTGCCGCTGCCGGCGATGGCCACGATCTCTCCAGTCTCGAAGACTTCACCGACCTCCATGGTATTGGCGTAAATGCCCAAAGCGTCGGCCTCGATGCTGGTGGTGCCGTCATCGGCGACGGTAATGGCCCCCCCGGCGGAGGCCAGAATCAGCTCGTTGGTATCGTCGCTGCCGCCGATGGTGACGTTGGATTGAATGTCGATGGAATTACTTGCATACAGCCCGATGGCATTTCCCGAAAAGTCGACATCGTGAACCACCAGAGTCTCGGTGGTGGAAAGAGAGGCGTCATCGTCGTCATCGTCGTCATCGTCAGCCAGGAGGGCGAAAGCATCGGCCAGGGAGCCGATGAGGTCGGCAAAGGCGTCGGCATCCTTGTCGTAGCCGAAGATCACCGTTTCGAATCCGGCTCCGAAAAGGGTCTGGGGGTCGAAATAGAGGACATCTTCGTCGGAGCCAAAATACTCGGCGGAAGTCAGCTCCATGTTCACGCTGCTGATCCAGGCCTGCCCTCCGTCGTAGCCGCTAAGCCCGCTACCGTAATAGGTGGCCGATAGCTGCCCGCCGCCGCTGTTGACGGTCAGCGTACCGCCGTCGCCGGCCACGCTGTACGCACCGTTGTAGCTTCCCTCCTCTAGCACATCCGAGGCGCTGCGAACCGCGTAAAGATGGGCCTCGGTGGACTTGAGGCTGGTTCCCATGACAGCGTTGTAGCCGATGCCGGTGTCGTATCCGGCCAGGGTATTGCCATAATCGTAGTCCGTACTGTAGATGCTGCCCAGGTCGATCAGGATGATGGCCCCGTCCAGGTAGGCGTACTCGATGGGCAGCAGCGAATAGTAGCCGTCCTCGATGCCGTCGATGCCGGAGAGATAGATGGCCTCCCCGGGCAGTTGCACGGAATTGTCAGGAATGATCACATAGCGGCCCGCCACGGTCAGCGGATCGGCACTGCCGGAGATGCTGGCCTCGAATTCGGTGGCGTAAACCACCCCGCCGCCCGAGACGTCGATGGTCGAGCCTTCCTCGGCCGTCACTGTATCCGCCACGATTTCGATATACCGCTCCGGCGAACCGGCCACTTCCACTGTGTTATCGAGGCTGTCGCCCGTGTGATCGATGCGCAGCCATTCGCCGTCTTCGTAATAGCCCCACTCCACCGCCGTGTCGGAATCGGTGGAAAGCACGCTGTTTTGGCCCAAAATGATCTGGCTGTCCTCGCCCATGCCGGTAAGAATGATCCGCCCCATGGGGGCCAGCAGGGTGCCGTTGTGGATCAGGGTATTGGTTTCGATGGTGATCTGGCCGTTGGCCGACAGGATCGCGCCGTCCAGGGCCGCCGTGTCGGACTGGGCGATCTCCACCGAGCCGCCCAGCCAGGTTCCGTCGTCCTGGACTTTGCCGGTGGAAATAGTGAAAATGGTATCCGTGGTTGGATAAATCCGCCCGGCGGTCAGTTTGAGGTCCGCATAGGTGTATAGCCCTCCGGCCCAGACACCCGTTCCGGTGGAGCTGTTCTCTTCGTAAAAGACATCTGACAAGGTCATGTCGATGTCGGCCCTCAAATCAATCGTTGTAAATCCGTCGATAGCCACGCTGCCTTCGATGTCCAGCCACTGCCCCGCCAGTTCAAACGTGTTAGACTGCCCTTCGACAGCCGTAGCGCTGGGAGAGACATCGTATTCAGGAAGATTGGTGTATTTTTCGTCACTGTTGGTTATGTGGACATAGGTCGCTTCGAGGCAAACGTCCTGCTCGTCATATGCTGAAATCACCGGCGCATCCAGGATCAGTTCCCGAAGGTCCCAGCCGTCGCCGTCGATGTCGCTCTCATCGTCCGCATCACCGAATTGCAGCCCGGATAGGCTGCTGAATGCCAAGGCGTCGAAGCCGCTCTGCACGTAACTTTCCAGAGCAGACTGGGTAATGGCGTAAACTTCGGAATAATTCGTGCTGGCAATGGAAAGGCTGCCGCCCGTGAGGCCGCTCAGATAGGTCTTGGCGATAAATTCGCCATTGAGATCAAAGGTCTTCCCTGTCAGCGTGATCGATCCGGCTTCGGCGGCAAGACGATACGATTCCTTGCCGCCATAAATGTTGCGGTAATAATTGGTAACCCGTTTCGATCCGGAAACGTCGATGCTGGAACCGTCGGCCATGGTAATACTGCCTACACTGGCCTCCAGGTCTACCGATCCGCCGGCGTACACCGCGTATACCAATGGCAGACCTGTGGCATGAGAATAGGTCAACTGCTGGGTGTATCCGCTGACATCGATGGATGCCCCTGATCCCAGGGTTATATCGCCCACGCTTGCCGCCGCAGATACCGATCCGCTTCGGGCAACCAGATCCCCCTCGATGGAAATATACGGCCCCTCAAGGGCAATGGTGCCACCGGGTGTAACCTCAATGGTGGCATTGCTGTTGATGGAAACAGCATCACTATAAATAGTGCTGTCATCGCTCAAAAATGTTTCCGCGTGGGCGGTAAGCCCCACACTGGTGGCTTCCGTTTCGTCGGCATCGTAATCGGAAGCATCAACATAGGTCATGGAGGTTAGTTTGCCGATGGGCGCTGTATATTTGACAGTAGAGGGCTGCAGATCCACGTTATCGCCGACAATTAGGCTGCCGTCGCTGTAAAAATCGATATGGGCGAACCCACTTTGGGCGAGCCACCAGTCGGTCAGGCTCTCCGCAGTCAGGCTTTCCGTGGCACCGCTGGCATGGATAATATTCAGGGACGATGACTTAAGAGTCAGGGTCCCGCCGGAATATCCCACCAACGAATACCCCGAAATATCGCCGTCCAGGACTATCTCGCGGCCCTCAATGGTCAACGCACCGGCGTCGCCGCCGGTCACGTCGCCGTCGTAATCCACGGCATATCCGCCACTTACGTCAACCACCGCTCCCTCGTCGATGAAAACCCCTTCGGAATCGTCCAAGGCATCCGAATTGGCAGCCGTTTTGCCGCGGCCCTGCAAGATGATGGTGCCGCCGTTGAGATGCAACTGGTCGGGCAGGCCATCCGGATCATTGAAATTATTCCAAGTCTCGCCGGATACGTCGATCACCGCCCCGTCGTAAAGGTGAATCCATTCATCCATGCTGATGGAATCGGAAGTGATGTTGACATCGTTGTAAAAGGCCACCGTACCGCCCGCAATGGTGATGGAGCCGTAATCGTCGATGCGTCTGGCGACCAGTTCCACCTCCCCCGACCCATGGCTCGATTCCAGGACCAGTTCGGCGTCCGATGCGATCTCGATGCTTGTGTTGGCGTAGACCTTCAGGCTGCCCAGACCGGCGGCATTGAGGATATCGGTGGACAGATAGGTGGTGTCGTCATCGAGCATGTAGAAATCCGGGTCGGCGTCTTCCACATCTTCGTCCAGTTCCACGATATCCGCCTGGAACACCACCGCATTGATCCGCCGGTCGATGGTTTCCTTGCTGTCGCCTGAGACACCGATGATCAGTGTGCCGGCATCGGGCTCGTGCAGGCCGCTGGCGGTCTGGTAGGTGATCGCGTCGTCCCCCTCGCCGTAAGTGACGGTGGGCTCCTCGGCCAAGGTCTGATAGGTACCCTTGGTGACCGAACCATCCAGATCCCCGTTGAGCACCAGGGTGTCGGTAACGATGGTCAGGCTGCCGGCATCGTCCCCTTCCTGGTAGGCGGCGATGTAGGTGGAACCATAGCGGGCCGCGGTCTCGTCATCGACCAGTTCGATCTCGTCGACCATTTCGAGGACATCGTCGGGAATGCTGCCAATATCGTAAATGGTATCGCCGATGCGCACCTTTGAAGTATACACATAGCCGGCCGAGTAATTGATGCCGCCGCCAGCGAAGCTGATGCTGGCGCCCTCGTCGATGATAATATCGCTGTCATCGGCCGTCGTTTTCATGGTGATCGACCCGCCTTCGGTGTTCTGGCCGTATACGCTCACCTCCTCCTGGTCCAGGTAGCCGTCGATATGGCCGATGCAGGTTCCCACAAGGGCATTCACATAGATGGTTTCTCCCAATAGCGATCCGATGCGGGCCAGGAAATCGTCGCTCAGTTCCACGCTGTTGAGGGTCATTTCGATTTGGTTATCCGAGGCCGAACGCTCGTCCCAGGCCCCCGAAACATCGATGCTGCTGCCCGAGGCCATATAGATGCGATCTTCGGCCGTGATCGTGACGCTGCCGGAAGGCGAGACGATCTCGCCATACAGCTCGATATAATCGGGATTGTCGGTTTCATCTTCGCCGACCTCCAGTCCTCCCAGAGTAACCGAACTTTCATAGGTTTCGTAGGAGCTGTCCACCGTGTCGCCGGACGTGGACAGGGGGGTGCCGGTGGTGCTTTCCGCACTAGTATAAATTTTTTCCGAAGCCAGAAGCTCGACGGTGCCGTTGCCGTATACAGCAGTGACGGCCGTGACCAGCCCCTCCTGGTTCACCACGCCGGCATACATGCCGGCGATGCCCTGCTCGGCGGTGATGCTGCCCGTATTGGTGGCCTCGCCTGGATTCTGGCTCACACGGACTTGTTTCTGGGTTCGAGTGCTCTCCTCACCGTCGTCATCGTACAGTTCGACTTCCTCGCCGGCGATCAAGGCCGCATGGCCGCCGTAAGCGTCCAGGCTGCCGCTGTTGTATACCTCGGGAGCGATCAGATAGATCGCCCCGCCACTCTGGACGCTGATCTCGCCCTCGTTTTCGATGACGGCGGTCTCGACGGACGTGTAGTTATCGTCCCCCCAACCGTTGTAATCGTCGATATAAAAGTTGTAGTTGTCGGCTTCGAAATCATTGTCAGCCATGTTTAAGGATGAGGCCACCAGAGTGTGCAGGTTGCCGATGCGGGCCGAAGAGCTGAAATAAAATCCGTTCTGATTGATCAGGATAATCTTGCCGTCCGCGCTGAGTTGGCCGAAGATCTGGCTCGGATTGCTGTCGTATATCCGGTTCAGGACCATCCAACTGCTGTTGCCGCCCTGATCGAACACCACCGAAGCATCCTCGCCGATATTGAAGGTAGCCCAATTGATGCTTGCTTTTTCCTCATTCTGGGTAATGGTCTCGATGTTGCTGGCATCGTCGGTTACGATGCTCCCTATGCCTTGCCCGATGTCGTCCTCATCCAGCAGCGTGGGCAGCGCATCGGAAGCGATTGTCGGCAGGCTGCCGGCCAATGATCCGGGGCGTGCGACGCCGGTGAGGCGGCTCGACCCGGCAACTGCCACCGGAGCGAAAATCAGGTCAAGCACCAAAAGGCCAATCAGAAAAAATTTCCAAGCCGCCCTCTTCCCCCGTCGCATGTCTTCCCCCTTAAAAACTTGATGCAATAGCAAGTCTCAAGCTTTGTCATTCCCGCGAAGGCGGGAATCCATGATCATTTCAAAACCATCAAAACTTAAACAACACCTTGAAATGAACCAGTTGATCTCCGGAATCGGTCTTATCCGTATCTTCCAGAGCCACACCCCAATCGACCTGATAGTCGATGTACTTAATCAAATGGCCCCGCACGCCGGCACCGGCGCCTTGCAGGGTTATATTTGGGTCCTCGCCAGAAAGGGCGTCCTGGGTCTTTAAAGCGGCGACGTCGTAAAACAGGTACGGCGTCATGCGCAGGTACTTGCCGGCCCCCATGGCCTCCCCAAGATCCGGGGCGATCAGTTCAGTCGTGCCGTGCAAGGCGTCGTCGCCGACGGCTTCGCTCTCCATGTACCCGCGCACACTGGACACACCCCCGGCGATGTACTGTTCGTTGGAGATGAGCGGCTGGTTGGCCAACTGGCCGTCGACTGCCGCCGTAAGTCGCCAGTTGGCCCAAAGCTTCTGGTGACGGGCCAGGGAAGCCTTGCCGTAGAAGTAATTGCCCTGGGCACCCCAGCGTTTGTCGTCGAATTTTTCCATGTTGGACCCCAGTTGACGCAGGGCCAGGTTGATGCCGAGCGAGAATCGGGTCTCGCCGGATTTATCCGGTATCGTGCCGTTGTATGAGGCGCTCAATGGGGTGTACCGGACGGGTGTCTTTTCGCCTTCGATATCTTCCTTGAAGTCCTTGTAGTCCAGTCCGAACACCAGGCTGTGCAGATAGCCTTCCAAAGGCGGCAGATTGGCCAGGTACCGCATCCCCACAATGTACCCCTCTCCTACCACCAGGATATTCTCCGCCGTGGCAGTACTGCTGTCCGAGCGCAGGCCGTAAAGGACGATCAGATGATCGTCATCCCAGGGCGAAGGCAACGAATAGGAACCGCTGAACAGCTTGACCTCCTCGGTATCCTCCGGTGATGTCTGGGCCTGCAGGGAAACCGAATGCTCCTTCTGCCAGAGATTGTCATAGCGCAGCATGGCGTTGAGCCGCAGATCGGTGGTGTCGTGGGTGGACCGGTTGTTCAGTTCAAGGGCGCCATGCAGCGGCAGCTTGTCCTTGACATGCAGATCGACGTCGATAGTGCCCAGTTCCCGTCCGGGCATCAACACCGGCGCGACCTTGAGATCCAGGTTGCGGTTGACCCGTGCCAACTGCTGTTTGACGTCCGGCAGGTAGAACACCTCGCCGGGGTTCAGGGCCGGTATTTCATTGAGCAAGCGCTCGCGGGTAAAATAACGGTTACCCTTGACCCGCACCCGCCGGATCTTGCTCTCGATCACCTCCAGGCGGACCACGCCGTCTTCGATGGATTGCGGCGGAATATTGACCAGGGCGGTTGGGTACCCACGCTCGTGATACGCCTTCTCCGCCGCGCTGCGCGCCGCCTCGACATCCCTTGCCGTTTTTCCGGGGCCGACGAAATCCTTGACCCGATTCAGCAGGATCTCATTGTGCAGGAGATGGTTGCCATCGAAAAAAAATTCCCGGATCTCGAAGGTTGGTTCCGCTTCGGCCTCGGTCTGGCAAAGCCCGATCCGTGGTGCGGCCAGCAGGCCGATACAAGTCAAAACGGTCGCCGTGATTATCAGCAGGAACGTTGCAGGGTATCGTGAGTTCAATACAATCTCTACTTTCGACGAAGTAAATGGATTCATGGGTCTAAAAAAGTGACCCGTGCAGGAAAAAAAACCGGACTGCCTTCACGCTGGCAACCCGGCCGTCTTTGGATCCTGAGTCATCGGAAGACCGATCCGCCGTGTCAGGTTGCGACGATTCGGTCCTTTTTTCTCGATCAGGACGGGTAAGACCCGTGGCTTTCCGACCCCCGGTCGCCCGGGGTGTGGCGTTTTCGTTTTTCGCCTATCTACTTTTTGTAGCGACTGTATTCATTGTCAACACCAATCCAGCTAGAAGTCTGGATTATAAGTTTGATTGTTCTTTAACATACTGTTTAGCGTGATCAGAAGCTTTCGCATACAGGCGGTCAAGGCCACACTATGCTTTTTTCCATTGGCCAGCAGTCTGGTATAAAAGCGATTTAGCTTTTCATTCCATCTGGTTGCAGCTGACAATGTCGGCATGTGTAATGCTTTGCGCACAATAGCTCGACCACCGGTTATGGTACGCTTCCCTCTCATCAATCCGCTATCGCGGTTCATGGGGGCAACACCGACTAAAGCGGCTATCTCTCGACGGTTTAACTTCCCAAGTTCTGGAAGAGCAAACAACAGTGTATATGCGGTTGTTTTTCCGATGCCTGGAACCGACGTAATCAGGTCAACCTTCTGGCGCCAAGTCGGATTGTTTTTGATTTCATGGTTCATTTGCTCATCAATGCTTTTAATCTGAGC
This window of the uncultured Desulfosarcina sp. genome carries:
- a CDS encoding filamentous haemagglutinin family protein; the encoded protein is MRRGKRAAWKFFLIGLLVLDLIFAPVAVAGSSRLTGVARPGSLAGSLPTIASDALPTLLDEDDIGQGIGSIVTDDASNIETITQNEEKASINWATFNIGEDASVVFDQGGNSSWMVLNRIYDSNPSQIFGQLSADGKIILINQNGFYFSSSARIGNLHTLVASSLNMADNDFEADNYNFYIDDYNGWGDDNYTSVETAVIENEGEISVQSGGAIYLIAPEVYNSGSLDAYGGHAALIAGEEVELYDDDGEESTRTQKQVRVSQNPGEATNTGSITAEQGIAGMYAGVVNQEGLVTAVTAVYGNGTVELLASEKIYTSAESTTGTPLSTSGDTVDSSYETYESSVTLGGLEVGEDETDNPDYIELYGEIVSPSGSVTITAEDRIYMASGSSIDVSGAWDERSASDNQIEMTLNSVELSDDFLARIGSLLGETIYVNALVGTCIGHIDGYLDQEEVSVYGQNTEGGSITMKTTADDSDIIIDEGASISFAGGGINYSAGYVYTSKVRIGDTIYDIGSIPDDVLEMVDEIELVDDETAARYGSTYIAAYQEGDDAGSLTIVTDTLVLNGDLDGSVTKGTYQTLAEEPTVTYGEGDDAITYQTASGLHEPDAGTLIIGVSGDSKETIDRRINAVVFQADIVELDEDVEDADPDFYMLDDDTTYLSTDILNAAGLGSLKVYANTSIEIASDAELVLESSHGSGEVELVARRIDDYGSITIAGGTVAFYNDVNITSDSISMDEWIHLYDGAVIDVSGETWNNFNDPDGLPDQLHLNGGTIILQGRGKTAANSDALDDSEGVFIDEGAVVDVSGGYAVDYDGDVTGGDAGALTIEGREIVLDGDISGYSLVGYSGGTLTLKSSSLNIIHASGATESLTAESLTDWWLAQSGFAHIDFYSDGSLIVGDNVDLQPSTVKYTAPIGKLTSMTYVDASDYDADETEATSVGLTAHAETFLSDDSTIYSDAVSINSNATIEVTPGGTIALEGPYISIEGDLVARSGSVSAAASVGDITLGSGASIDVSGYTQQLTYSHATGLPLVYAVYAGGSVDLEASVGSITMADGSSIDVSGSKRVTNYYRNIYGGKESYRLAAEAGSITLTGKTFDLNGEFIAKTYLSGLTGGSLSIASTNYSEVYAITQSALESYVQSGFDALAFSSLSGLQFGDADDESDIDGDGWDLRELILDAPVISAYDEQDVCLEATYVHITNSDEKYTNLPEYDVSPSATAVEGQSNTFELAGQWLDIEGSVAIDGFTTIDLRADIDMTLSDVFYEENSSTGTGVWAGGLYTYADLKLTAGRIYPTTDTIFTISTGKVQDDGTWLGGSVEIAQSDTAALDGAILSANGQITIETNTLIHNGTLLAPMGRIILTGMGEDSQIILGQNSVLSTDSDTAVEWGYYEDGEWLRIDHTGDSLDNTVEVAGSPERYIEIVADTVTAEEGSTIDVSGGGVVYATEFEASISGSADPLTVAGRYVIIPDNSVQLPGEAIYLSGIDGIEDGYYSLLPIEYAYLDGAIILIDLGSIYSTDYDYGNTLAGYDTGIGYNAVMGTSLKSTEAHLYAVRSASDVLEEGSYNGAYSVAGDGGTLTVNSGGGQLSATYYGSGLSGYDGGQAWISSVNMELTSAEYFGSDEDVLYFDPQTLFGAGFETVIFGYDKDADAFADLIGSLADAFALLADDDDDDDDDASLSTTETLVVHDVDFSGNAIGLYASNSIDIQSNVTIGGSDDTNELILASAGGAITVADDGTTSIEADALGIYANTMEVGEVFETGEIVAIAGSGSTELVDTDYVSDSGAEEGVLRIYSGFYDQLAEADYVAIAGTSEIRTVGQVSVGSAGLLYLNTPQLTSEAYSVVVDGATVSRQSADFSAASIWIDNSGTAAVSDATETSGSMTFTASYDEAYEEDGLDTGEVQITGSVTLAAISQVDIVAQQDIVLAGEGSFSTDGDLILSAGRVTAGAVSDDEDYESADFEVTVAGLLTIQTLDGQTAGPEQTAGGSLAFTADTIVQSGTIDNFAGNISLTAESGLYLTAGSEIIASGGILDYTIADETVYQAYAAGSVTLSSGGTLEIQGATTDDEGNAIAAAIVDVGNSASDIPDDVDEDTWAGWLNDGYLDAGSLTITAEASATMIEGTLLGGADAQYEDTSGQVVEARGGDFDLTALSIDFSSLNTTLAAGGFDHGISLRAITGSIIVAADDTMQAEQIKLVADAGGIDVAGTLDASGASDDRYIELYAEDDINLYDGSQLIVAGDAGADADGGDVIVDSDKGFINMYATALIDVSASEDGDGTGGSVQFQASRYNNADADSTDDDAGANDVRVELDGTITGAETVAVVATRGYDDSDDGAYSESGDIGEEEIEKIAGDTSDYLSAYEEYVDNGGGSVEENLTLDDDTTFTLMAGVEIVYDGDLTLTEDWDFSDGDSWSDIDATGVLTIRASGDLTIAADLTDEPQTAAERLTESDSNDSWSYTLVAGADLDSADPLATKAGEGTFAVEDENLIYTESGTIRFASGGDTIIGKGQTRYYDDREDLETSYTLATYDGDITGKVKGSLTITGDKSGSNAGAIQSALGDIGIDVGGDLMLGYFAAIRTTGETTATVTLDDVLAQGSLWTKKMAQEVTFTDLEGNTVTTTYFDAIMNYHLYEQEGYENLVSYYNRIRTLAFEQFDTYANGGDITISVGGDASGTSSTYGFMRCYADDADTVNSADMVGASYVYEDSYRPAAGIVAMADGDVTVEVGGDVGSTYSTTASGVLQVGAFGGGNLTLTAGGDVDVRLYIEDGRLAVMTMQDFGQHLAADYSIEVIDSTEGADVTVNVTALGSITLGSVIDPLMAIYFDTETEQATGRNDDIYSFHWTEETALSLTSINGDITISGESYYYDSTATIVTGALPANVALIAGGDIILASDSTLWLLPSSTGGLYALAGDSIIGDREISSGGSTVRTYEELVISNLAPEQLYYQYVLSNYDEESEEYSYTGLTYGDYKSTSVIADSNGYLEAYKDAFNEWYEAQDATTQAAYQDLYQQVNGTSYNLHDGDSQPVVLIAGEDIDNLALNSPKQTQIIAGVDITDSWFRIQHPNDDDISVVAAGGEISFSLLPDYYNSTYSETAKEMIYNKSGIELAGTGDLIVAAGYDIDLGYSAGIRTVGSVPNDALSTTGADITLLAGYEYEAILQDADGNWDASVAETFFDLLLEAGINYTAIKYGEVTEDDQVEETDIGTVRAYGEAYAKLLAGYDNYDDVPQTVRDELAALYLAEIRADLIDAGLTVRSGDDRSGTTSASDANYVASMINGIDFDTAAGTGDIRMTQSQIYTQQYGDINILVAGQFDVGVSSFSDEKSDTGINTMRGGDINIYARNDLNVNESRVMTWYGGDILIWSDYGDINAGKGSKTTVSVSDPEKVYDEDTGSYVLKYTLPAVGSGIRLLTYDPDGTGPLTAPTAGNGYFFAPEGEIDAGEAGIVGQGNILLNALVLTNTQNISVGGLSSGASISQDASADVGGFSGTGGLANAVNQMDEETELLSARERFSDYVAGLSENLVPKWLSIEVVGFGDEEDEDEASEADEEGKETSDRGKIDGQTDATLEKFYNRQAGKRFAVLE
- a CDS encoding ShlB/FhaC/HecB family hemolysin secretion/activation protein translates to MTCIGLLAAPRIGLCQTEAEAEPTFEIREFFFDGNHLLHNEILLNRVKDFVGPGKTARDVEAARSAAEKAYHERGYPTALVNIPPQSIEDGVVRLEVIESKIRRVRVKGNRYFTRERLLNEIPALNPGEVFYLPDVKQQLARVNRNLDLKVAPVLMPGRELGTIDVDLHVKDKLPLHGALELNNRSTHDTTDLRLNAMLRYDNLWQKEHSVSLQAQTSPEDTEEVKLFSGSYSLPSPWDDDHLIVLYGLRSDSSTATAENILVVGEGYIVGMRYLANLPPLEGYLHSLVFGLDYKDFKEDIEGEKTPVRYTPLSASYNGTIPDKSGETRFSLGINLALRQLGSNMEKFDDKRWGAQGNYFYGKASLARHQKLWANWRLTAAVDGQLANQPLISNEQYIAGGVSSVRGYMESEAVGDDALHGTTELIAPDLGEAMGAGKYLRMTPYLFYDVAALKTQDALSGEDPNITLQGAGAGVRGHLIKYIDYQVDWGVALEDTDKTDSGDQLVHFKVLFKF